The genome window TCACGATTGAATATATATATGCTCCAATAATCGCTATCAATATTGCTATTGATATAATATATGGCATTAATTTTCTTATAACTTCGTTTGCTTCGTCAATTGGCTGTAATGGCATAACGAGTTCTAAGATATATGGTCCATCTTTTGAATCTTTAGTATATATGGGTATAGATGTTCTATACTCATCCTCAAGACTATTAATCATGTACTTACTATATCTTAAAATAACTACTTCATTTTTACCATATACAATTTTTCCTTGACTATCCTTTAATAAAATAGCCAAATTTTGGTCTTTAGCCATATAATAAAGTCTTTCTTCTAAAATATATGTATCAAAATGAATTGAATTATCTACCAAAGACTTTAAGCTTTCTTGAAGAGACTCAATTTTATACTCATGATAATATGATGGCAATAAAAAATATAAAATTAGATATATTATTAAGGCTAATGCTATTAATAATGATGTCGTTATTGAAAATAACTTATACTTTATACTTAATTTTTCCCATTTATCAAATATCCTTCTCAAGTGTATATCCTATTCCTTTTACAGTTTTAATATATGGTAATGATATTTTTTTTCTTATATTTTTTATATGTGCATCAACAATCCTAGTATCGCCATAATAATCGTAACCCCATATACTATCCAAAAGACCTTCTCTAGTTATAACCTGTGGATACTTTTCTATCAAAGCTTTTAATATATTAAACTCTTTCAGTGTAAGTTCTATAGGTTCTCCATCTATCTCTGCGATATATGTGTTTAAATCTAACTTTAATTTTTCAAAAACTATAAATTTGTCATTTATAGTCTTATTGCTTCGCCTTAAAATTGCTTCTACTCTTTTTATAAGAAGATTAAATGAAAATGGTTTTGTTATATAGTCATCACATTCTAAATCAAACCCTTTAAGTTGGTCTCCTTCATCATTCAAAGCAGTCAAAAATATAATTGGAACACTTGATGACTTTCTTATCATTTTACAAACTCCATAACCATCTAGATTTGGCATCATTATATCTAATATCACTAAGTCATAACTTCCTTGCTTAAACTTTTGTATACCTTCCAGCCCATCATTTGCTGTATCAACTTGATAACCTTCTGCACTTAAAAATTCTGATATTAACTCTTGTATATTTGAATCATCTTCAATTACAAGTATTGACGAATTCATTCTATCAATCCTTTCTATTTTATTTAAAATTTCATATATTACTTATATTTTATCTTATTGTTGTGAATTTTACATGAAAAAAGAGCTATCTTAATTTGTAAATTAATCCTTTTAATTTAAAGATAGCTCTTTTGAATACATTTTATTTAATTTATTAATCTAATCTCTCTTATAAGCCTTGAAGTTTTTAAGTCTAAGTGCATTTGAAACGACTGAAACTGAACTTAAGCTCATGGCTGCTGCTGCAATCATGGGATTTAATAGAGGTCCTCCAAATATATACAATAATCCAGCTGCTACAGGTATACCAATCGTATTATATCCAAATGCCCAAAATAGGTTTTGTTTTATATTTTTTATAGTTTCATGGCTAAGTTTAATTGACGTTGGAACATCAATTAAGTCACTCTTCATAAGTACTATATCCGCAGACTCAATAGCTACATCTGTTCCACTTCCTATTGCTATCCCTATATCTGCTTTTGCAAGGGCTGGAGCATCATTTATTCCATCTCCTACCATTGCAACAAACTTACCTTGATTTTGTAGTTTTTCAACTTCTTTTGATTTATCTTCTGGTAAAACCTCTGCCAAAACCATGTCTATACCTACTTGATTTGCTATAGCATTTGCAGTTTTTACATTATCTCCAGTTACCATTGCAACTTTTATTCCCATATCATGAAGTATTTGTATTGCTTTTTTACTGCTTTCTTTAACTACATCTGCAACTGCTATTATGCCTGATAGATTTCCATCTACAGCTATATACATAGGTGTCTTACCTTGGCTTGCCAATACATTTGATTTTTCTTCTAAATCCCCAAGCTTTATATTATTGTCATTCATAAGCTTTCTATTTCCAAGCAATATACTTTCATTATTAATAGTAACCTGTATACCAGCACCTGGTATAGCTTTAAAATTATCAACTTTCTCAAATTTTATATTCTTTTCTTCTCCATACTTAACTATTGCTTCTCCAAGAGGATGTTCTGAGCCTTTTTCTGCACTTGAAGCAATCTTAATAAGATATTCTTCTTTCACATTATTATTTAATACTATATCTGTTACTTTTGGCTTTCCTTCTGTTATAGTACCTGTTTTATCAAATATTACTGTATTTACTTTATGTGCAGATTCTAGTGCCTCTCCTCCTTTTATCAATATTCCATTTTCTGCTCCCTTTCCAGTTCCAACCATTATGGCAGTTGGTGTTGCTAATCCTAATGCACAAGGACAAGCAATTACCAGTACTGATATAAATATAGTAAGTACAAATACTATATCTTTTCCTCCTATTAAAAACCACAATAATGATGCAACTACAGCTATTGCAATTACTATTGGTACAAAATATCCAGATACAGTATCAGCAAGTTTAGCAATAGGTGCTTTTGTACCTTGTGCATCTTCAACTAACTTTATTATTTGAGCAAGAGCAGTATCTCCACCAATTTTTTCAGCCTTAAACTTAATAACACCATTTTTATTGATACTAGCTCCTGTCACTTTGCTTCCAACATTCTTTTCTACTGGTATACTTTCACCAGTAAGCATTGATTCATCAACTGATGTATATCCTTCTATTACAACTCCATCTACTGGTATTTTAGTCCCTGGTTTTACTAATAGTATATCTCCTATCTCTACTTCTTCTATAGGAGTTTCAACTTCTTTACCATCAACTAACACTATTGCAGTTTTAGGTTGTAGTCCCATAAGCTTTTTAATTGCTTCTGATGTTTTTCCTTTTGATTTTGATTCTAAATATTTACCAAGTAAAATAAGTGCTATTATTATTCCTGCACTTTCATAATACAACTGATGATGATGCATACCTTGAATTTGTCCATTTGCTATTTGCATTGTTGTGTATAAGCTATATAAAAATGCTGCTAATGTTCCTATTGCAACTAAAGAATCCATATTGGGGCTTAAAGAAAAAAGTGCTTTGAATCCATTTATATAAAATTTATATCCAGCTATCATTACTGGTATTACTAAAATTAACTGAACCAATGCATAATTAAAAGTATTTGTCATGGGATTTATAATTTCTGGCAAAGGCCATGGCCCTATAGGCTTTATTATCATAGGTCCCATTGCTATATAAAACAAAGGCACTGCAAATACTATTGCAACTATGAATTTAACAAATAAAGACTTCATTTCTCTTTCTTTTCTCAATTTATCTTCATCCACATCAACTTTATTTCTTACCTCTTCTATTGGTTTATACCCAGCTTTTTCAATAGCTGCTTTTATTTGAGATAATTTTACTTTTGATGGGTCATAGTCTATATTAGCTTTATCTGTTGCAATATTCACACTAATACTTTCTACTCCATCTAATTTTTTTACTACTCTCTCTACAGCTTTTGCACAAGCTGCACATGTCATTCCATCAATTTTCATATCAATTTTTTTATTACTTTCTTCCTTTATTATTCCATATCCTGCTTTTTCTACAACCTGCTTTATATCATCAAAACTAACCTTAGAATTGTCATATTCTATTTTTAGTTTTTCAGTAGCTATATTTACACTTTGGTCATATACTCCATCCATTTTCTTAGTTACTCTCTCTACTGCCTTTGCACAAGCTGCACATGTCATACCTGTAATTTTATAACTCTCTACCACTTTATTTGAACTCATAATAAAATCTTCCTTTCTTTTAATATATTTTCAACTAATTTGTAACGTTTTATTTTGATATGTAATATTGATAAATTATATATTTAGAAATCTATATTTTTATTATACCCCCTATAGGTATACTTAATCAATATTTTTTTAATAAATAAATGTATTAGTTATATTTATTTGTATTTACTAAAAAAGTATACCCATAATTAAATATATACATAAAAATAGAGCATATAAATTGTTTGATACTTATACAATTTACATACTCTATTTATTATAATTTATATTTTATTTATAATTTATTCTTTACATGCTTCAAAGAATTCTGCTTCTGTTTCCTTTATTTCAAGCTCATTGTCTATTATTCCAACGGCTTCTTTTTTAAATGCTCTACACTGACCTATACAACCAGTCTTTACATTTTCTTCTCCAACCAAAGTTTTTAACTTATTTACATCCACATTTGAACAGTTTGGACATACTCTTATCATATTTAAGTTCCTCCTAATTAATGTCTAGTTAATACTTATATACCCAAATATAATCTTTATAAAAGTTTTTTTAATATAAATTATTACCATATATTCCATATTTATCCTATTATAAACATTGTAAATTAATTTTATATACTATTAATATTACATGTATGGTGGTATCTGTTGTTTTCTTACTATTTCCAATTCCTTAATTTCTAAAGACTTAATCACATTTACTTTATAGTTTTCTTTAGACTTTATATATAAAACATCTTCTATCTTTTTACCTTCAATAAATTTATGAGACCACTTAAGAAGTTCGTCAAAATTACAAACTTCTTCTTTTACGAAAATATCACTTTCACTTGCAAAATATTTAATTATTATTTTGGTTACTTCCAACATATATCATCCTTTACTATTTTATTAATATTTTCATCTATTAAGATTATTATTTGTCTAAAATTTTTTTTTAAACAGAATAAATTCTACATACAAAACTAACATTTTTGTCCAATTTAAACTACATTAATACAATTTAATATATTCCTCCTTGTACCTAATAATATATTGTGCTATAATTAATAAGTTATTTTAATCGAAGGGAGCAACAAAAATGTCACAAAAACATAAAATTATAAATATCGCAGTTATAGCCCACGTTGATGCTGGAAAATCAACATTGGTTGATGCTTTCCTTTCTCAAAGTGGTGTTTTTAGAAAGAACGAAGTAGTTAAAGACTGCGTTATGGACAGCAACGACCTTGAAAAAGAAAGAGGCATAACTATATATTCAAAAAACTGTGCAATAAACTATGAAGATTACAAAATAAATATAGTTGATACTCCAGGACACAGCGACTTTTCTTCTGAAGTTGAACGTGTCATGAAAACTGTTGACACAGTTATTTTATTAGTTGATGCTAGTGAAGGTCCAATGCCTCAAACTAGATTCGTTTTACAAAAATCTTTAGAGTTCGGTTTAAAACCAATATTATTTATAAACAAGATTGATAAAAAAGACCAGAGAGCGGAAGAAGTAGTTAATGAAGTTTTTGATTTATTTGTAGACTTAAATGCTACAGATGAGCAATGCGAATTCCCTATAATATATGGTATTGCTAAACAAGGTATTGCTAAACTTGAAATGGATGATGATAGTGAAGACCTTTCTCCTCTATTTAAAACTATTGTAAATCACGTTGAAGCTTATCCTGATTACGATAATGAACCTCTACAGTTCCAAATATCAGCTCTTGCATATGATGATTATGTAGGTAGACTTGGTATAGGTAGAATTTACAAAGGTACTCTTAAAAACAATACACAAGTTGCTATATGTAGAGAAGATTCTGTTGTATCTAAGGGAAAAGTATCAAAACTTTCTGTGTATGAAGGTTTAAAACAAGTTGAAGTTGATGAAGCTACTAGTGGAGAAATAGTTGTTATAGCTGGTATACCTGATATATCTATAGGTGAAACTATATGCGATTTAGATAGCCCATTACCTATGGAGATGATAAAAATAGAAGAGCCTACTCTTTCTATGAACTTCTTAGTAAATGACTCTCCATTCGTTGGAAAAAGTGGAAAATTCGTTACAACTAGACATTTGAAAGACAGACTTGAAAAGGAACTTGAAGTAAATGTTGGTCTTAAAGTTGAACCTCTTGATACTACTGATGGATACAAAGTTTCTGGACGTGGAGAGCTTCACTTATCTATACTACTTGAAAATATGAGACGTGAGGGTTATGAAGTTGGTGTTTCTAAACCTGAAGTTTTAATGCATAAAGAAGATGGAAAACTAATGGAACCAATAGAGAGAGTTGTCGTAAACTGTCCTGAAGTTTACTCTGGTACTATTATAAATGAATTAAATATGAGAAAAGGTATGATGGAATCTATGTCAATAGAAGGAGACTATGTAAAAATAGAATTCTTGGCACCTACTCGTGGTCTTTTAGGATATAGAAGTGAATTTATAAACGCTACTCGTGGAGAAGGTACTTTAGTTCGTTCATTTGAAAAATTTGAAGAATTCAAAGGAGAAATACCTTCAAGAGGAAATGGTGTTTTAATAGCCCAAGGACCTGGTGTTACTATGGGATATTCTCTTAATGCTTTAAGTGATAGAGCTGTAATGTTCGTAGACCCTGGTGTAGAAGTTTACGAAGGTATGATAATTGGTATGAATTCTAGAAAAGATGATATGGTAGTCAACCCTTGTAAAAACAAGAAAATGAGTAATGTACGTGCTTCTGGTTCAGATGATGCTATAAAATTATCTCCTCCTAGAATATTTACTCTTGAAGAGGCTCTAGAATTTATAGAAGATGATGAATTAGTTGAAATTACACCTGATTCTATAAGACTTAGAAAAAGATTCTTAAATGAACATGATAGATTAAGATATAACAAGTCTAGACAAGGTAAATAAAACATATATTTACCTCTAGTTAGCAAAATAACCATATAATACTGAAAGATGATTTCAGTTTATATGGCTATTTTTATTTGAAATTTATACTATTCAACATTTATATAGTTAGCTGCTTGAACGGCTGCAATAGCTCCATCTGATGCTGCTGTTATTATTTGACGCAAAAACTTAGTTCTACTATCTCCTGCTACATATACACCTTCTATTGATGTTGTACAAGACTCATCTGAAACTATATATCCACCTTCATCCAAATCAAGAACATTTTCAAACATTTTATTATTAGGTTTAAGACCTATAGCAATAAAAATACCACTAACATCTATAGTTCTTTTTTCTTCGGTCTTTAAATTTTTTACTTCTATTTTTGATACAGTCTTTTCCCCTTCAATTTTTTCTACACTATGACTGTAAAGTATCTCAATATTCTTTCTTGCTTTCACAGATTTCTCCAATACTTCTTCACCTCTAAAACTATCTCTTCTGTGAATTAAATACACTTTTGTACAATTATTGGCTAAAAACAAAGCATCTTCTAGTGCAGTATTACCTCCACCTACTATGGCTACTTCTTTATCTTTAAAAAATGCTCCATCACATGTTGCACAGTAAGATACTCCTCTACCTGTAAATTCTTGTTCTCCTACACAACCTAATTTACGTCTTTCAACTCCATTTGCAAGAATAACAGCCTTTGCTTTATGTTCTCCCGAAGAGGTCTTTACAACCTTTACTTTTCCCTCTAAATTTATCTCTTCAACTTCATCAAACTGAATATCAACACCTTGAGCAACTGCTTGATTATATATATTATTAGAAAATTCTACTCCAGAAATCTTTTGAACTGCTGGATAATTTTCCACCTCAGATGTACTTGCAACTTGCCCTCCATAAATATTTTTTTCAAATACTGTAACGCTTAATCCTGCTCTCATAGCATAAATTGCTGAAGTTAAACCTGCTGGTCCAGCACCAATTACAATGATATCTACCATAACGTTTTACCTCTCTTTATATTATTATTTCTTATATATTATTCTCATTATTATTATACTTTACTATTATTATCCATATATACTATAAATAAAACATTATTTTTTGTTAATTGACAAAAGTAATTTACTTCTCTTAACTAAGTTAAATAAACTTCAATTTGTCTATTTTTTCTATTTAGTTTTGAGTATATGAATGTACCTTTCCAAATTGGTTGATTATTATCTCCTAAAAAACATATTCTTCAAATTATCTTCTTGAACAAAACCCATTTTTTCCGATAGCTCTTAAGAATTTTAATAACCCGTTATTTAAATATTGAGGATTATTTTTTATTAGTTTACTTTATTTTACATATATATAAAAAAACTGCAAATAAAATTTAACTTTTATTTACAGTTCTCACTTATTTATATAATTTAAAACCTTATTGGTTATCATTTACAGTGTCTTCTAATATATTGCTTTCTGATATATATGACAGAATTGAAAGTCCATACATAACCAAAACTAATGCTACTGTTATAAATACTATTCCCATATTTAATACCTCCTTTTGTTTACAGTATACTACTATTATGTGAAATATTTATGAATTTAATTTGAACATATATGTAGTTTTACACTAATAATTTCTTCAAATTAAACATTATTAATTATATAATTTTATTAAACCAATTATTATTAATAGTTTAAATATTAACACTATTTACTTATATTTATATGATATACCATATAATTACATTTTTCAAATTAAAGTTTTGTAAACTTTTTTTGTAATATAGTGTAGTATAAGATTGTAATATTACAGATATGTAACAGTTATCTTTTGATTACTTTTATTAAAAACAGCTTCATCACTACGAAATTCTAACCTTTTAAGCTTTTAAAAAAGTTAAAAAAATATTTTTCTAATACCCAATTTGATTATATTTTTTTCCACTTTAAAAAATATTTTTTCCAAATTTTTATATTAATACTTGACTTTGTCTGTTTTATAATCTAGAATAATTAATAATATTAAGAATATTGAAAGGCATTGATTAGGAAGAGTAAATCTGAATCGGTTACCAGAGAAGGAAACTACTAGCTGAAATGTTTCCCTAACTAGAAAGGTTGAAAACTACCTAGGAGCTTCTATCTGAAGTTATCTTAATGATTTTAGTAGGAATAGACGTTTTTATTACTTGCGTTAAAGTATCAAGTGGATTTTTTAAAATCAATTTGGGTGGAACCGCGGGAAACAGATTCTCGTCCCTTTTTAGGGATGAGGGTCTTTTTTTATTATCCAAATTCAGTTTTTAAAGTATTCTGTATCTAACTTAATTAGCTAATTAAAAATTTAAAATATATGGAGGGTTATAAAAAATGTATTATTCAAGTACGAGAGGCACCGAAGAAAAAGTAACTGCATCACAAGCAATAATAAAAGGAATCTCAAATGATGGTGGTCTTTATGTCCCAAGTAAATTTCCAAATGTAAAAAATGAACTTATAAATTTAGTAAATTTAACGTATTCTCAGATAGCATTTTTTGTACTTAGTAAATTTTTATGTGATTTTACTGAAGATGAAATTAAAAATTGTATAGAAAATGCATATGACGAAAAGTTTGATTGCACTAGTATAGCTCCATTAAATAAAGTAAATGATACTTATTTCTTAGAACTATACCACGGTCCAACTTTAGCGTTTAAAGATATGGCACTTACTATAATGCCTCATCTTCTTAAAACATCTATCAAGAAAGATAATTTAGAGAAAGATGTTGTGATTCTTACTGCCACATCTGGAGATACAGGAAAGGCTGCTCTTGAAGGATTTAAAGATATAGATAAAATAAAGATAATTGTATTCTTCCCAGAAGATGGTGTAAGTCCAGTACAAAAACTTCAAATGAAAACTCAAACTGGAAAAAATACATATGTAATTGGTATAAAAGGAAATTTTGATGATGCACAATCAGGTGTAAAGAAAATTTTTTCTGATAAGGAATTTAATCAAAAATTATTGGATAATAATTATATATTATCTTCCGCAAATTCAATTAATATAGGAAGACTTCTTCCACAAGTTGCATACTATTTTTATTCATATATGAAATTAGTTGATAATGGTGAGATACAGTTAAATGATAAAATAAATTTTGTTGTCCCAACTGGTAATTTTGGTAATATTCTAGCTGGATATTATGCTAAACAAATGGGTCTTCCAATAAACAAATTGATATGTGCATCAAATGATAACAATGTTCTTTATGATTTCTTTAAAACTGGTGTATATGATAAAAATAGAGCATTAAAATTGACTACTTCTCCTTCTATGGATATATTAATTTCTAGTAATTTAGAACGCTTACTGTTTGAAATATCAAATAAAAATACTGATATTGTAAATAAATTGCTATTAGACCTTAATGATAAGGGAGTCTACAAGATAAATGAGGATATGGAAAAAAATTTAGTTTCATTCTATGGAGAATATTCAAATGAAGAAGAAGTTAAAAACACGATAAATAATGTGTTTAAAAATTATAATTATTTGATAGATACTCATACTGCTGTTGCATACAATTGTTACGAAAAGTATAAAAAAGAAACTTCTGATAACACAAAAACTGTTATTGTAAGTACTGCAAGTCCATTCAAGTTTTCTGAAAATGTTCTAAAATCTATAGACTGTGATTTTAAAAACCTTGATGACTTTGCTATAATTGACAGATTATCAAGTATTTCTAAAATAGATATACCAAAACCTATTAAAAATCTTAAAGATGCTGAAATACTACATAAAGATATTTGTGAAAAAGATGAATTAAAACTAGCTATAAAAAAATTCTTAAAGGTATAGGTGATTGTTATGTTAGAGATTATAGTTCCTGCAACAAGTGCTAATATAGGTCCAGGATTTGATTGTCTTGGAATTGCATTAAATATATACAATAAATTTTATGTTGAAGAAATTGAAAGTGGTCTTGAAATAGAAGGTTGTGAAGATGCTTACAAAAATGAAAATAATTTAGTTTATACATCTATGAAGTACTTTTTTGATAGAGTTAAGCCAGAAAAAATACCTACTGGTAT of Clostridioides sp. ES-S-0054-01 contains these proteins:
- the typA gene encoding translational GTPase TypA; this encodes MSQKHKIINIAVIAHVDAGKSTLVDAFLSQSGVFRKNEVVKDCVMDSNDLEKERGITIYSKNCAINYEDYKINIVDTPGHSDFSSEVERVMKTVDTVILLVDASEGPMPQTRFVLQKSLEFGLKPILFINKIDKKDQRAEEVVNEVFDLFVDLNATDEQCEFPIIYGIAKQGIAKLEMDDDSEDLSPLFKTIVNHVEAYPDYDNEPLQFQISALAYDDYVGRLGIGRIYKGTLKNNTQVAICREDSVVSKGKVSKLSVYEGLKQVEVDEATSGEIVVIAGIPDISIGETICDLDSPLPMEMIKIEEPTLSMNFLVNDSPFVGKSGKFVTTRHLKDRLEKELEVNVGLKVEPLDTTDGYKVSGRGELHLSILLENMRREGYEVGVSKPEVLMHKEDGKLMEPIERVVVNCPEVYSGTIINELNMRKGMMESMSIEGDYVKIEFLAPTRGLLGYRSEFINATRGEGTLVRSFEKFEEFKGEIPSRGNGVLIAQGPGVTMGYSLNALSDRAVMFVDPGVEVYEGMIIGMNSRKDDMVVNPCKNKKMSNVRASGSDDAIKLSPPRIFTLEEALEFIEDDELVEITPDSIRLRKRFLNEHDRLRYNKSRQGK
- the trxB gene encoding thioredoxin-disulfide reductase; amino-acid sequence: MVDIIVIGAGPAGLTSAIYAMRAGLSVTVFEKNIYGGQVASTSEVENYPAVQKISGVEFSNNIYNQAVAQGVDIQFDEVEEINLEGKVKVVKTSSGEHKAKAVILANGVERRKLGCVGEQEFTGRGVSYCATCDGAFFKDKEVAIVGGGNTALEDALFLANNCTKVYLIHRRDSFRGEEVLEKSVKARKNIEILYSHSVEKIEGEKTVSKIEVKNLKTEEKRTIDVSGIFIAIGLKPNNKMFENVLDLDEGGYIVSDESCTTSIEGVYVAGDSRTKFLRQIITAASDGAIAAVQAANYINVE
- a CDS encoding DUF1450 domain-containing protein is translated as MIRVCPNCSNVDVNKLKTLVGEENVKTGCIGQCRAFKKEAVGIIDNELEIKETEAEFFEACKE
- a CDS encoding copper-translocating P-type ATPase, with protein sequence MSSNKVVESYKITGMTCAACAKAVERVTKKMDGVYDQSVNIATEKLKIEYDNSKVSFDDIKQVVEKAGYGIIKEESNKKIDMKIDGMTCAACAKAVERVVKKLDGVESISVNIATDKANIDYDPSKVKLSQIKAAIEKAGYKPIEEVRNKVDVDEDKLRKEREMKSLFVKFIVAIVFAVPLFYIAMGPMIIKPIGPWPLPEIINPMTNTFNYALVQLILVIPVMIAGYKFYINGFKALFSLSPNMDSLVAIGTLAAFLYSLYTTMQIANGQIQGMHHHQLYYESAGIIIALILLGKYLESKSKGKTSEAIKKLMGLQPKTAIVLVDGKEVETPIEEVEIGDILLVKPGTKIPVDGVVIEGYTSVDESMLTGESIPVEKNVGSKVTGASINKNGVIKFKAEKIGGDTALAQIIKLVEDAQGTKAPIAKLADTVSGYFVPIVIAIAVVASLLWFLIGGKDIVFVLTIFISVLVIACPCALGLATPTAIMVGTGKGAENGILIKGGEALESAHKVNTVIFDKTGTITEGKPKVTDIVLNNNVKEEYLIKIASSAEKGSEHPLGEAIVKYGEEKNIKFEKVDNFKAIPGAGIQVTINNESILLGNRKLMNDNNIKLGDLEEKSNVLASQGKTPMYIAVDGNLSGIIAVADVVKESSKKAIQILHDMGIKVAMVTGDNVKTANAIANQVGIDMVLAEVLPEDKSKEVEKLQNQGKFVAMVGDGINDAPALAKADIGIAIGSGTDVAIESADIVLMKSDLIDVPTSIKLSHETIKNIKQNLFWAFGYNTIGIPVAAGLLYIFGGPLLNPMIAAAAMSLSSVSVVSNALRLKNFKAYKRD
- a CDS encoding threonine synthase produces the protein MYYSSTRGTEEKVTASQAIIKGISNDGGLYVPSKFPNVKNELINLVNLTYSQIAFFVLSKFLCDFTEDEIKNCIENAYDEKFDCTSIAPLNKVNDTYFLELYHGPTLAFKDMALTIMPHLLKTSIKKDNLEKDVVILTATSGDTGKAALEGFKDIDKIKIIVFFPEDGVSPVQKLQMKTQTGKNTYVIGIKGNFDDAQSGVKKIFSDKEFNQKLLDNNYILSSANSINIGRLLPQVAYYFYSYMKLVDNGEIQLNDKINFVVPTGNFGNILAGYYAKQMGLPINKLICASNDNNVLYDFFKTGVYDKNRALKLTTSPSMDILISSNLERLLFEISNKNTDIVNKLLLDLNDKGVYKINEDMEKNLVSFYGEYSNEEEVKNTINNVFKNYNYLIDTHTAVAYNCYEKYKKETSDNTKTVIVSTASPFKFSENVLKSIDCDFKNLDDFAIIDRLSSISKIDIPKPIKNLKDAEILHKDICEKDELKLAIKKFLKV
- a CDS encoding response regulator transcription factor, giving the protein MNSSILVIEDDSNIQELISEFLSAEGYQVDTANDGLEGIQKFKQGSYDLVILDIMMPNLDGYGVCKMIRKSSSVPIIFLTALNDEGDQLKGFDLECDDYITKPFSFNLLIKRVEAILRRSNKTINDKFIVFEKLKLDLNTYIAEIDGEPIELTLKEFNILKALIEKYPQVITREGLLDSIWGYDYYGDTRIVDAHIKNIRKKISLPYIKTVKGIGYTLEKDI